A genomic stretch from Pontivivens ytuae includes:
- a CDS encoding uracil-DNA glycosylase, whose protein sequence is MNAENRHTSPDTAELLAALAWQFDLGIDEPIADAPIDRYALAAAPAPTPSLTPAAPKPQPKPADTASHVVEAQRLAATATDLKSLAIAMEQFDGCELKLGARNFVFADGDPGAHLMIVGEAPGRDEDRLGRPFVGRAGQLLDRMLAAIGHDRTSEPPEQGVYITNVLPWRPPQNRDPTVEEMAMMKAFLRRHIELAAPEVLLLMGNSAMKTLFEVERGITAMRGQWREVAGIPAIATFHPAALLRRGEQKRAAWQDLLDVKARLAGKEGS, encoded by the coding sequence ATGAACGCCGAGAATCGCCATACATCCCCTGACACCGCGGAGCTGCTCGCCGCCCTCGCCTGGCAGTTCGATCTCGGCATCGACGAACCCATTGCGGACGCTCCGATCGATCGCTACGCCCTTGCTGCGGCGCCCGCGCCCACTCCGAGCCTGACCCCGGCCGCTCCGAAGCCCCAGCCCAAGCCGGCCGACACCGCCTCCCACGTCGTCGAAGCGCAGCGCCTCGCCGCGACAGCTACCGACCTCAAGAGCCTCGCCATCGCGATGGAGCAGTTCGACGGCTGCGAGCTCAAGCTCGGCGCCCGCAACTTCGTCTTCGCGGACGGCGACCCGGGGGCCCATCTCATGATCGTGGGCGAGGCGCCGGGCCGGGATGAGGACCGGCTGGGTCGCCCCTTCGTCGGCCGCGCCGGTCAGCTCCTCGACCGCATGCTGGCGGCGATCGGCCATGACCGGACCTCCGAACCCCCGGAGCAGGGCGTCTACATCACCAACGTCTTGCCCTGGCGCCCACCCCAGAACCGCGATCCAACGGTGGAGGAGATGGCGATGATGAAGGCGTTCCTGCGCCGGCATATCGAGCTCGCCGCGCCCGAGGTCCTGCTCCTCATGGGCAACTCCGCGATGAAGACGCTCTTCGAGGTCGAGCGCGGCATCACCGCCATGCGCGGCCAGTGGCGGGAGGTTGCGGGCATCCCGGCCATCGCGACCTTCCACCCCGCCGCCCTGTTGCGCCGGGGCGAGCAGAAGCGGGCCGCCTGGCAGGATCTGCTTGACGTGAAAGCCCGGCTCGCCGGTAAGGAAGGTTCATGA
- a CDS encoding efflux RND transporter periplasmic adaptor subunit, translating to MRFLLRGLLGLFLVFATVGLIAIGAITLRDARQAEDEGPRFGRGGGERSYSVALGVVENGRAEPVIQSYGEVEGARILELRAPATGTITELAEQFTNGSAVEEGELLYQIDPAEARTARDRAETELREAQATLTEARAALELAEDELVAAELQRDLRRAALARQRNLEGRGVGTAATTEEAELSLSQSEQTVVSRRQAVLVQESAIARAEISVARSEIALADAERTLSDTRVTAPFPGLLDEVTAVLGRRVSQNEQVGELIDPAALDVAFQVTNAQFARLLDDAGRLAELAVIVSLDLDGVPFEVPGLIERAGAQVAEGQTGRLIYARIVDQGTAVLRPGDFVSVRIAEPPLENVAVLPASALTSRSELLIADEDNRLSVVPVRLLRRQGDDVIVADAPEGARYVREVRPQLGPGIRIEPVERPEVADAVQVSATVPEMIALAPDRRARLRAFVEGDSSMPPDARSRMLGALEEDEVPRQVVERLERRMGG from the coding sequence ATGCGGTTTCTGCTGCGCGGCCTGCTCGGCCTGTTTCTGGTGTTCGCTACGGTCGGCCTGATCGCGATCGGAGCCATCACCCTGCGGGACGCCCGGCAGGCGGAGGACGAGGGGCCGCGCTTCGGCCGCGGCGGGGGCGAGCGCTCCTACTCCGTCGCGCTCGGGGTGGTCGAGAACGGCCGCGCGGAGCCTGTCATCCAGTCCTATGGCGAGGTCGAGGGCGCCCGGATCCTCGAGCTGCGCGCGCCGGCCACCGGCACCATCACCGAGCTTGCCGAACAGTTCACCAACGGCAGCGCCGTGGAGGAGGGCGAGCTCCTCTACCAGATCGACCCGGCCGAGGCGCGAACGGCCCGTGACCGCGCCGAAACCGAGCTGCGAGAGGCGCAGGCCACGCTGACCGAGGCACGCGCTGCGCTCGAGCTCGCTGAGGATGAACTGGTTGCGGCCGAGCTGCAACGCGACCTGCGCCGCGCCGCACTCGCCCGCCAGCGCAACCTCGAAGGGCGCGGCGTCGGCACCGCTGCTACGACCGAGGAGGCGGAGCTCTCTCTCAGCCAGTCCGAGCAGACCGTCGTCTCCCGCCGCCAGGCGGTGCTCGTGCAGGAAAGCGCGATTGCGCGCGCCGAGATCTCCGTCGCCCGCTCCGAGATCGCGCTGGCCGATGCCGAGCGCACGCTGTCGGACACCCGCGTCACCGCACCCTTTCCGGGCCTGCTGGATGAGGTCACGGCCGTGCTTGGCCGGCGCGTCAGCCAGAACGAGCAGGTCGGCGAGCTGATCGACCCGGCAGCACTCGACGTCGCCTTTCAGGTCACGAACGCCCAGTTTGCCCGGCTGCTCGACGATGCGGGCCGGCTGGCGGAGCTTGCCGTCATCGTCTCCCTCGATCTCGATGGTGTGCCGTTCGAGGTGCCGGGCCTGATCGAACGGGCGGGCGCGCAGGTGGCCGAGGGGCAGACCGGGCGGCTGATCTACGCCCGCATCGTCGATCAGGGCACCGCGGTCCTGCGCCCCGGCGATTTCGTCAGTGTCCGCATTGCTGAGCCGCCGCTCGAGAACGTCGCCGTGCTGCCTGCCAGCGCGCTCACCTCCCGCTCCGAACTGTTGATCGCGGATGAGGACAACCGGCTGAGCGTCGTACCCGTCCGCTTGCTGCGGCGCCAGGGCGACGACGTGATCGTCGCGGATGCGCCCGAGGGTGCGCGCTACGTCCGCGAGGTCCGCCCTCAACTCGGCCCCGGCATCCGCATCGAGCCGGTCGAGCGGCCGGAGGTCGCCGACGCCGTGCAGGTCAGCGCGACCGTGCCCGAGATGATCGCCCTCGCCCCCGATCGTCGCGCCCGCCTGCGCGCCTTCGTCGAGGGCGACTCCAGCATGCCGCCCGATGCGCGCAGCCGGATGCTCGGCGCGTTGGAGGAGGACGAGGTGCCGCGGCAGGTCGTCGAACGCCTCGAACGCCGGATGGGGGGCTGA
- the moaB gene encoding molybdenum cofactor biosynthesis protein B, which yields MTTREFIPVRIAVLTVSDTRTPEDDRSGDVLAKRLTEAGHHLAARDIVKDNRAAISDKLRSWAGDPEIDVVISTGGTGLTGRDVTVEAHRDVYEKEIDAFSTLFTQVSIGKIGTSAVQSRACGGVAQGTYMFALPGSPGACKDGWDEILAHQLDYRHMPCNFVEIMPRLEEHKRRK from the coding sequence ATGACGACACGCGAATTCATCCCTGTCCGCATTGCGGTGCTGACCGTGAGCGACACGCGCACGCCGGAGGATGACCGCTCCGGCGATGTCCTCGCCAAGCGATTGACGGAGGCGGGCCATCATCTGGCCGCCCGCGACATCGTGAAGGACAACCGCGCCGCCATTTCGGACAAGCTGCGAAGCTGGGCGGGCGATCCCGAAATAGACGTCGTGATCTCCACCGGTGGCACCGGCCTCACCGGGCGGGACGTGACGGTCGAGGCGCATCGCGATGTCTACGAGAAGGAGATCGACGCCTTCTCCACGCTATTCACCCAGGTCTCCATCGGCAAGATCGGGACTTCCGCCGTGCAATCCCGCGCCTGCGGTGGCGTCGCCCAGGGCACCTACATGTTTGCCCTGCCGGGCTCCCCCGGCGCCTGCAAGGACGGCTGGGACGAGATCCTCGCCCACCAGCTCGACTACCGCCACATGCCCTGCAACTTCGTCGAGATCATGCCGCGGTTGGAGGAGCACAAGCGGCGCAAGTGA